One Pyrenophora tritici-repentis strain M4 chromosome 5, whole genome shotgun sequence DNA window includes the following coding sequences:
- a CDS encoding WD40 repeat protein, whose translation MSSPCAPRSILIQEPTPELCSSPPPTSAASACSRKPKRPPPITPKRFTRFFTPRHSKDVSSRTSLTSSGRQLQDITRSALNRNQATRTTPRKTVNFVDIENHMQTPHSSPRKRKPYLSPESSPALSSPSKRSRYVTPPAIDILDESDSEEVSIYPAPIRRLRTLGGPSRTLQRSFGGILGVGRGFRRDHCASWQEQTADFYSGADDLHQLSQGAPPFCTASCNTNSMLAIGDEDGNIHLQDSEGDFSKPHLSWKAHSNAIMDVQFSSDDLYLAAGSGDQTAQIVDVRTQQTLSVLAKHKSSVKQVRFQPGDDKIVATSSRDGAVQIWDLRCKGNQGSIHSAWGSDAPYASVVRTLASAHADITLPSASSANKTSTNIKTENIARRNDISVTALSFMPEGRQHLLLTASDASTCVKLWDIRGRYSLRGPAIPIATTQHPESHNRHRHFAINSLTLNGDASRLYALSKDNTVYAYSTSHLILGVAPELSTTSLSKQKYCGVGQEGLGPIYGFRHRNFHAGSFYVKASLRKAFEDRTEMLAVGSTDGCPVLFPTDELFLKREIRHPDDDADDLPDMSIAGKPLRPSLTRSFTNSRCQDTIPIYEHGTPLLRGHDAEVTSVSWARNGTLISKGS comes from the exons ATGTCGTCACCCTGCGCCCCTCGAAGCATCCTCATCCAAGAGCCCACGCCTGAGCTCTGTTCATCGCCGCCGCCTACTTCCGCAGCAAGCGCCTGTTCAAGAAAGCCAAAGCGACCACCACCCATCACACCTAAACGCTTTACACGCTTCTTCACTCCTCGACACTCCAAAGATGTTTCATCACGCACCTCCCTTACGAGCTCTGGCCGCCAATTGCAGGACATCACACGATCAGCTCTCAACCGTAACCAGGCAACGCGGACTACGCCAAGGAAGACCGTCAACTTCGTCGACATCGAGAACCACATGCAAACCCCACATAGCAGCCCACGTAAGAGGAAGCCATACCTGTCGCCAGAAAGCTCTCCTGCCCTGTCATCACCGTCGAAGCGATCAAGATACGTCACTCCGCCGGCAATCGACATACTCGACGAGTCTGATTCAGAGGAGGTCTCCATATATCCTGCACCTATTCGAAGATTAAGAACGTTAGGGGGACCATCAAGAACACTGCAACGTTCATTCGGTGGTATTCTTGGTGTTGGTCGAGGGTTTCGGAGGGATCATTGCGCATCATGGCAGGAACAGACAGCAGATTTCTACAGCGGCGCAGACGATCTCCACCAGCTATCACAGGGCGCTCCACCGTTTTGCACTGCAAGCTGCAATA CCAACTCTATGCTTGCCATCGGAGATGAGGATGGTAACATCCATCTACAAGATTCCGAAGGTGACTTCTCGAAGCCCCATCTCTCCTGGAAAGCTCATTCGAATGCCATTATGGATGTGCAGTTCTCCTCGGACGACCTCTACCTGGCCGCAGGATCTGGTGATCAGACAGCTCAGATTGTCGACGTTCGTACCCAACAGACGCTTTCAGTTCTTGCCAAGCACAAGTCATCGGTGAAACAAGTACGATTTCAGCCGGGCGACGACAAGATTGTAGCAACATCAAGTCGAGACGGGGCTGTGCAGATTTGGGACCTTCGCTGCAAGGGAAACCAGGGGTCGATACATTCGGCCTGGGGATCTGACGCCCCCTACGCCAGCGTCGTCCGCACCCTCGCTTCAGCACATGCCGACATCACTCTCCCGTCCGCGTCTTCCGCTAACAAGACCTCTACAAACATTAAGACCGAAAACATCGCCCGACGGAACGACATCTCGGTCACAGCACTCTCGTTCATGCCCGAGGGACGCCAACATCTCCTCCTGACAGCTTCTGATGCATCGACGTGTGTCAAGCTCTGGGACATCAGGGGGCGATACTCACTGCGTGGACCAGCCATCCCTATTGCTACGACGCAACATCCCGAATCCCACAACCGCCATCGACACTTTGCCATTAACTCGCTTACCCTCAATGGCGATGCATCACGGCTTTACGCACTGAGCAAAGACAATACCGTCTACGCCTACTCGACAAGCCATCTCATTCTTGGCGTAGCACCGGAGCTATCTACCACGTCCTTGTCGAAACAGAAGTACTGTGGTGTTGGTCAGGAAGGCCTAGGACCCATCTATGGGTTTCGCCACCGGAACTTCCATGCTGGCTCATTCTATGTCAAGGCATCGCTTCGCAAAGCATTCGAAGATCGAACTGAGATGCTCGCTGTCGGCAGCACAGATGGATGTCCTGTGCTTTTCCCTACCGACGAGCTCTTCCTCAAGCGCGAAATCAGACACCCAGACGACGATGCAGATGATCTTCCTGACATGAGTATTGCCGGAAAGCCCCTGAGACCATCTCTTACTCGTTCATTCACAAACAGCCGCTGCCAGGATACCATTCCCATCTACGAGCACGGCACGCCCCTCCTCCGGGGCCATGATGCAGAAGTCACCAGCGTATCATGGGCGCGCAATGGCACTCTGATTAGC AAAGGATCGTAG
- a CDS encoding sugar transporter: MDVPIGGQPESIRIMNDADVGSSYPLDGVTEQDAIRFHNEYELPIEQDQFVRGVLALRHQASIEPRLRKIVRSSPEARVGTKLRIGKHRYTRLEIDVLYNAWTRSKTETLRNLSRLHRLLVVACIYAAMTQGWDQAAMAGAAINVMDDLGKHLDVSKDGSTIPLTTNTWLLGVTVGVPFFGGAILGLIITDPVARITRFGRRGAICLAGIFSLISVVGSASVHKWEHLLGFRILLGAGMAGKASIVPILLSETSPKNIRGVLLVFWQLFVAFGLCAGSIANLSVYKLSPQLDHHASWRYMFIAAFIPALLRKTRSQSTKPWHIQRITKSKEFHLYKEKHHSTRNAKRSATRYSHHRP; encoded by the exons ATGGATGTGCCTATAGGCGGACAGCCTGAATCGATCCGCATCATGAACGATGCTGA CGTCGGCTCGAGTTACCCACTTGATGGCGTCACGGAGCAAGATGCTATTCGCTTCCACAATGAGTATGAATTGCCCATCGAACAAGATCAGTTCGTTCGGGGAGTCCTTGCCCTCCGCCATCAAGCCTCCATCGAACCTCGATTAAGAAAAATTGTAAGGTCTTCGCCGGAAGCCCGTGTCGGCACAAAATTGCGCATAGGCAAACACAGATACACAAGACTTGAAATTGATGTGCTGTACAATGCTTGGACAAGGAGCAAGACAGAAACACTGAGAAACCTCTCAAGACTCCATCGGCTCTTGGTAGTAGCCTGTATCTACGCTGCAATGACGCA GGGTTGGGACCAGGCTGCTATGGCAG GTGCTGCTATCAACGTCATGGATGATCTCGGAAAACATCTCGACGTTAGCAAAGACGGATCCACAATCCCACTCACAACCAATACGTGGCTTCTCGGAGTCACAGTCGGAGTCCCCTTCTTCGGTGGGGCTATCCTGGGTCTAATCATCACCGATCCTGTCGCAAGGATAACACGCTTCGGTCGCCGCGGTGCAATTTGTCTCGCGGGCATTTTCAGCCTTATATCGGTCGTGGGATCTGCATCGGTTCATAAATGGGAGCATCTGTTAGGGTTCAGGATCCTGCTGGGCGCAGGCATGGCAGGTAAGGCATCGATAGTGCCAATATTGCTTTCAGAAACGTCACCGAAGAACATCCGTGGTGTCCTCCTCGTGTTTTGGCAATTGTTCGTTGCTTTTGGGCTGTGCGCCGGCTCTATCGCCAACTTGAGTGTCTATAAGCTCAGTCCTCAGCTCGATCATCATGCGAGCTGGCGGTACATGTTTATTGCGGCTTTTATACCTGCACTGCTCAGGAAGACCCGCAGTCAATCTACAAAGCCATGGCATATACAAAGGATAACAAAGTCGAAAGAATTCCACCTATACAAGGAGAAACATcattcgacaagaaatgccaagcgttccgcaacacgctattcccaccaccgcccataa
- a CDS encoding HAT domain containing protein encodes MGAIKRKAEQGATPSKKAKSALTDRSAKRRKSDVEQTSPAKPKAESAAPKPSVFKDEEKSFPRGGASVLTPLEHKQISIKANQDVLFEQAGIKRPGGGGDDGFSDMGSEDDEKAAAKSKKKFPKKSKKSHESGEKDDVVRAKGLSYKKLSAGTIVLGQIIDISHQDLVLALPNNLVGYVPLTAVSDKLNERLEKLLKDEGAEKKEGSEDGDFEDVDLKDMFSVGQYIRACITATNEDNARARKRLELSIDPKLVNKGLTKRKIPVNSMVQASVVSNEDHGLVMDLGLGDANLKGFLPKGELGPKIQHAKVQEGAVFMCLVTGINSDGRIVKLSADHTKAGNITKGNTLTEAPTIDVFLPGTAVDILVADTTSSTLVGKILGLIDATADAYHSGATEKAADVSQKYKIGSKVKARILFTCPNSEPRKVGVSLLDHVVSLSTRMSGKPKERKPPIDLLPISTIVESAKVVKVAPAQGAFFDLGIKDVVGFAHISRLSDDKVDVISEESGQFKLDSTHKARIIGYNALDGIFQLSLEQKVLDQPFLRIEDIQAGQVVKGKVHKLIADKTGAAAVLVHLADGITGLVPEAHLADVRLQHPERKFREGVPVTARVLYTEPARHQIQLTLKKSLVNSDTKPWTNYEMLSEGLTGPGILTSVRRNGATVRFYGDVKAWLPAAEMSEAFINDATRHFTNGQVVKVRIISVDAKERQLLVSCKDPAAVDNNREAAFNALNPSDIVKGTVLEKSDDSATLDIGNGVKGILRIGHLTDGSAKKDISTMKKIRIGGTLEELVVLTKHGKTRSATVSNKPSLRKDAQASKLAISIEDLQAGETVHGFVRGILPDKIFVELGNGISGVLFKSQLPEEMISEPNFGLRKDQSISARVTHVDVGKGFFWLSMKAESELDSANTVDPPMKAGETLVDPVDSKILTTDDIKFGTLTTVRIKTVKSTQLNVELADNVQGRISVSELFDGWDSIPDKKNPTAHFKMNEKVQARVLGRHDARNFRFLPITSRSNHKTPVYEMTANTDKIKREADVLSLDKITPGSSHTAFVNNIADRYVWVNISANVRGRIDFFDLTEDLEKLANVEENFPVGSALRVRVKAVDIAAGKLDLTAVSTVTGKTLSLQDIKVGYILPARVTKIHEASIVVQINEKLAAPIFLEQLADDYDMAKPNKFKVGDVLRVCVIDIDIPNKKLGLSARPSRVLSSSLTVRDPEIKDKSQLKVHQVVRGFIKHVASNGVYVRLGPHVEAYVRVSHLSDEYIKDWKSAFHVDQLVTGKIISNKEDQRNPQMSLKTSVIQGNYTEPLEFSDLKVGQIVTAKVRHVEDFGVFLVVDNSSNVSGLCHISQLADNAVDKDKIKDMYKKDDVVKAKIVKIEPKQRKISFTLKYSQIKGDGEDEDMEDASEDELAEESDSDGGIELDEDVDMRSVKSAEKDRTGDLDAYGPQSVADYERLLLGQPNSAEMWVRYMVFQRELNEVEKARQIARRALATINPREEKEKLDVWTALLHLENDFASDDTIEAVLKEACQNNDSREMHERTIKIYISSGKLDKADSLYQSMMKNKSFTQDPKFWLSYAAFLMDVLQPPSASRARALLQRATQSVASNQHRYLTQKFAALEFKSPNGDAERGRTIFEGLIDTFAKKGDVWDMYLMLEQSHGDEDKVRDLFERMTKVGKSSRVRSVFKKWAEWENGVGNKKGVERVKTLEEQWREKKADEE; translated from the exons ATGGGCGCAATCAAACGAAAAGCAGAGCAAGGCGCCACGCCATCGAAAAAGGCGAAAAGCGCATTGACCGACCGATCAGCGAAGCGACGCAAGTCCGATGTCGAGCAGACTTCACCAGCAAAGCCAAAGGCTGAGAGCGCTGCGCCCAAGCCCAGTGTTTTCAAGGACGAGGAAAAGTCGTTTCCCAGAGGAGGCGCCAGCGTCTTGACACCCCTAGAGCACAAGCAGATCTCCATCAAGGCAAACCAGGATGTCTTGTTCGAGCAGGCGGGAATCAAGCGCCccggcggcggcggcgacgATGGATTCAGCGACATGGGCTCCGAGGACGATGAGAAGGCTGCGGCCAAGTCGAAAAAGAAGTTCCCTAAGAAGAGCAAGAAGTCGCACGAGAGCGGGGAGAAGGACGACGTTGTGAGGGCAAAGGGCCTGAGCTACAAG AAATTGTCAGCTGGTACAATTGTACTTGGCCAGATCATTGACATCTCCCATCAAGATCTCGTACTTGCGCTTCCGAACAACCTGGTCGGCTATGTCCCACTTACCGCCGTGTCCGACAAGCTCAACGAGAGGCTAGAAAAGCTCCTCAAGGACGAGGGTGCagagaagaaagaaggaAGCGAAGATGGTGACTTCGAGGATGTGGACCTGAAGGACATGTTCTCGGTAGGGCAGTACATCAGAGCATGCATCACAGCGACAAACGAGGATAACGCGAGAGCAAGGAAGCGATTGGAGCTGTCTATCGACCCTAAGCTAGTCAACAAGGGCCTTACCAAACGGAAAATACCTGTAAACAGCATGGTCCAGGCTTCGGTAGTGAGCAACGAAGACCACGGTCTAGTCATGGACTTGGGCTTGGGAGACGCCAATCTCAAGGGCTTCTTGCCCAAGGGAGAGCTGGGACCTAAGATACAGCATGCCAAGGTTCAAGAGGGCGCCGTCTTCATGTGCTTGGTCACGGGAATCAACTCCGACGGACGCATCGTCAAGCTCTCCGCCGACCACACCAAGGCGGGCAACATCACCAAAGGCAACACATTGACGGAAGCGCCAACCATCGATGTTTTCCTGCCGGGAACTGCAGTTGACATTCTCGTAGCAGATACCACATCTAGCACTCTCGTAGGCAAGATTCTCGGCCTCATAGATGCGACCGCTGATGCCTACCATTCTGGTGCAACTGAGAAGGCCGCCGACGTCTCACAAAAATACAAGATCGGCTCCAAAGTCAAAGCACGTATCTTGTTCACATGCCCAAACTCGGAGCCCAGAAAGGTCGGCGTATCCCTACTAGACCATGTTGTGTCGCTTTCCACACGCATGTCTGGTAAGCCGAAGGAGCGCAAACCTCCGATCGACCTACTCCCGATATCCACCATTGTTGAGAGCGCCAAGGTCGTCAAAGTGGCCCCAGCCCAGGGTGCTTTCTTCGATCTCGGTATCAAGGACGTTGTTGGTTTTGCGCATATCTCGCGACTCTCTGACGATAAGGTCGATGTGATATCAGAGGAATCCGGCCAGTTCAAGCTTGACTCGACACACAAGGCACGTATCATCGGATATAATGCCCTGGACGGGATCTTCCAGCTTTCCCTGGAGCAAAAGGTACTTGATCAGCCATTCCTTCGTATTGAGGACATCCAAGCTGGCCAGGTCGTCAAAGGCAAGGTGCACAAACTCATTGCCGATAAAACTGGAGCCGCTGCCGTCCTTGTTCACCTTGCTGACGGCATCACTGGTCTGGTTCCGGAAGCGCATCTGGCAGATGTGCGTCTACAACATCCAGAACGCAAATTCAGGGAAGGCGTGCCTGTTACCGCCCGCGTACTCTACACTGAGCCCGCTAGACATCAGATACAACTCACCCTGAAGAAGTCATTGGTCAACTCAGATACCAAGCCCTGGACCAACTACGAGATGCTTTCCGAAGGATTGACCGGTCCTGGTATCTTGACCAGCGTACGTCGTAACGGTGCCACGGTACGTTTCTATGGCGATGTCAAGGCATGGCTTCCAGCGGCGGAAATGAGCGAGGCCTTCATTAACGACGCTACACGCCACTTCACAAACGGTCAGGTTGTGAAAGTGCGCATCATATCCGTCGATGCGAAGGAACGCCAACTTCTGGTGTCTTGCAAGGATCCTGCTGCCGTCGACAACAACAGGGAAGCTGCTTTCAATGCGCTCAACCCCAGCGACATTGTGAAGGGCACTGTACTCGAAAAGTCTGACGATAGCGCCACCCTGGATATCGGAAACGGAGTCAAAGGCATCCTTCGCATCGGCCATCTCACAGACGGATCGGCGAAGAAAGACATCTCCACCATGAAGAAGATCCGCATAGGTGGAACCTTGGAAGAGCTTGTAGTTTTGACAAAGCATGGCAAAACCCGTTCGGCAACCGTCTCCAACAAGCCCAGTCTTCGCAAGGATGCCCAGGCATCGAAGCTCGCAATTAGCATCGAAGATCTGCAAGCTGGAGAGACAGTACATGGCTTTGTACGCGGCATTCTGCCCGACAAGATATTTGTTGAGCTTGGAAATGGCATTAGTGGTGTACTTTTCAAGTCGCAATTACCAGAAGAGATGATCTCTGAACCCAACTTCGGCCTCCGCAAAGACCAATCTATAAGCGCCCGAGTGACACACGTGGATGTCGGAAAGGGTTTCTTCTGGTTATCGATGAAAGCCGAATCAGAGTTAGATTCAGCAAACACCGTCGACCCCCCTATGAAGGCAGGAGAAACGCTAGTGGATCCTGTGGACAGCAAGATCCTAACGACCGATGACATCAAGTTTGGTACCCTGACCACTGTTCGTATCAAGACGGTCAAGAGCACGCAACTCAATGTTGAGCTTGCCGACAACGTGCAAGGACGAATTTCTGTATCGGAGCTGTTTGATGGGTGGGATAGCATTCCAGACAAGAAGAACCCCACGGCACACTTCAAGATGAATGAGAAGGTTCAAGCTAGGGTCCTGGGTAGACATGACGCGCGCAACTTCCGCTTCCTTCCAATCACATCCCGGTCGAACCACAAAACACCAGTATACGAGATGACCGCAAACACTGATAAGATCAAGAGGGAAGCGGACGTGTTGAGCCTGGACAAGATAACACCCGGATCGTCCCACACCGCGTTTGTGAACAATATCGCCGACCGTTACGTCTGGGTAAACATCTCGGCCAATGTTCGCGGACGTATTGACTTCTTCGATCTCACCGAAGATCTCGAGAAGCTCGCCAATGTAGAAGAGAACTTCCCCGTGGGTTCCGCCCTCAGAGTCCGTGTAAAGGCGGTTGACATCGCAGCTGGAAAGCTTGACCTGACAGCTGTTTCTACCGTGACTGGCAAGACGTTGAGCCTCCAAGATATCAAGGTGGGCTACATACTGCCTGCACGTGTTACCAAGATACACGAAGCATCGATAGTCGTGCAGATCAACGAGAAGCTTGCAGCGCCCATCTTCCTTGAGCAATTGGCCGACGATTACGACATGGCGAAACCAAACAAGTTCAAAGTTGGCGACGTCTTGCGCGTATGTGTCATTGATATCGACATTCCTAACAAGAAATTAGGACTGTCAGCTAGACCTTCCAGAGTTCTGAGCTCGTCTCTAACAGTTAGAGATCCCGAAATCAAGGACAAGAGCCAGCTCAAGGTACATCAGGTCGTTCGTGGCTTCATCAAGCATGTTGCCAGTAATGGTGTATATGTGCGTCTCGGTCCCCATGTTGAAGCCTATGTCCGGGTCAGCCATCTCTCGGATGAGTACATCAAAGACTGGAAGTCCGCTTTCCATGTAGATCAGCTCGTCACTGGCAAGATCATCTCGAATAAGGAAGATCAACGCAACCCTCAGATGAGTTTGAAGACTTCCGTGATTCAAGGCAACTATACCGAGCCGTTGGAGTTCAGCGATCTGAAGGTTGGCCAGATTGTTACTGCGAAGGTGCGCCATGTCGAGGATTTTGGTGTTTTCCTTGTTGTCGACAACTCCAGCAACGTCAGCGGACTTTGCCATATTTCGCAACTGGCAGACAATGCTGTTGACAAGGATAAGATTAAGGATATGTACAAGAAGGACGACGTTGTCAAAGCCAAGATTGTGAAGATCGAGCCGAAGCAGAGGAAGATTAGTTTCACTCTGAAGTACTCGCAAATTAAGGGCGATGGAGAAGACGAAGACATGGAGGATGCTTCGGAAGACGAGCTTGCTGAAGAGTCTGATTCCGACGGCGGTATCGAGCTTGACGAAGATGTCGACATGAGGAGCGTCAAGAGTGCTGAGA AGGACCGCACTGGCGATCTCGATGCCTATGGCCCTCAGTCAGTCGCCGACTACGAGCGCTTGCTACTTGGCCAGCCAAACAGCGCCGAAATGTGGGTGCGGTACATGGTGTTCCAACGCGAACTCAACGAGGTCGAGAAGGCGCGCCAAATTGCTCGTCGCGCACTGGCAACTATCAACCCGAGAGAAGAAAAGGAGAAGCTTGATGTTTGGACCGCATTGCTGCATCTGGAAAACGACTTCGCTAGTGACGACACTATCGAAGCGGTCTTGAAGGAAGCATGCCAGAACAACGATTCGCGCGAGATGCATGAGCGAACGATCAAAATTTACATCTCATCGGGAAAGCTCGAC AAAGCGGATAGCCTCTACCAATCCATGATGAAGAACAAGTCCTTCACACAAGACCCTAAGTTCTGGCTTTCTTACGCAGCCTTCCTCATGGACGTCCTGCAACCTCCCTCCGCATCTCGAGCCCGCGCTCTCCTCCAACGCGCCACACAATCTGTTGCATCAAATCAACACCGCTACCTCACCCAAAAATTCGCCGCATTAGAGTTCAAGTCTCCCAATGGCGACGCGGAGCGTGGCCGCACCATCTTCGAAGGCTTGATCGACACATTCGCCAAGAAAGGTGACGTCTGGGACATGTATCTGATGCTGGAGCAGAGCCACGGCGATGAGGACAAGGTACGGGATTTGTTTGAGAGGATGACCAAAGTGGGCAAGTCATCGAGGGTTCGCAGTGTTTTCAAGAAATGGGCTGAGTGGGAGAACGGTGTGGGTAACAAGAAGGGTGTTGAGAGGGTCAAGACGCTTGAGGAGCAGTGGAGAGAGAAGAAGGCTGATGAGGAGTAA